The Methanoplanus sp. FWC-SCC4 genome has a window encoding:
- a CDS encoding DJ-1/PfpI family protein translates to MKKVKKVLIVIPPEKYENEELLNSLAIFDSAGILYEIASLEKGAINGHPVGVAEATEKLNDLHKSATKDYKGILVIGGPQSRDYLWNNGELHKIIRNFDKEGLLIGAVSNSVPVLANADILVRRETAAPDDQEIIHLLIKRDARYQNMPVVSDEHVITAKSTEYASELAKRMAEAILITPEITI, encoded by the coding sequence ATGAAAAAAGTTAAAAAAGTGCTTATTGTTATACCGCCTGAAAAATATGAAAATGAGGAACTTTTGAATTCTCTTGCAATTTTTGATTCCGCAGGAATTCTTTATGAGATAGCATCTCTTGAAAAAGGAGCGATAAACGGGCATCCTGTTGGGGTCGCAGAGGCAACCGAAAAACTTAATGATCTGCATAAATCCGCTACAAAGGATTACAAAGGGATATTAGTCATCGGAGGCCCTCAGTCCAGGGATTATCTGTGGAATAATGGAGAACTTCATAAAATTATCAGAAATTTTGACAAAGAAGGACTTTTAATCGGTGCCGTCTCAAATTCCGTACCGGTTCTTGCAAATGCAGATATTTTAGTCAGAAGAGAAACAGCAGCACCGGATGATCAAGAAATTATTCATCTGCTAATAAAACGTGATGCCAGATATCAGAACATGCCGGTAGTTTCAGATGAGCATGTCATAACTGCAAAAAGTACAGAATATGCATCGGAGCTTGCAAAGAGAATGGCTGAAGCAATACTGATTACTCCTGAAATTACAATATAA
- a CDS encoding chemotaxis protein CheW — MSAIGVVKFEIGGTLYAIDIDLAREIVEMVPITPVPGVPQEIEGIINLRGEVTNILNLNKFLGLSDAKNPEERKIIVLVPARTGNSNTGIIVDNVHSVIQAFETDIDPIDNMISEEAYVKGVIKQISEDGKSQELIIWIDLGKILDTILFNRSRDNSEEKNTAST, encoded by the coding sequence ATGTCTGCAATCGGCGTGGTAAAATTTGAAATAGGAGGGACGCTCTACGCAATTGACATAGATCTTGCAAGAGAGATTGTCGAGATGGTCCCAATAACACCGGTTCCAGGAGTACCACAGGAAATTGAAGGAATAATAAACCTGAGAGGAGAGGTCACAAACATCTTAAATCTCAACAAATTTCTTGGACTCTCAGATGCCAAAAACCCTGAGGAGAGAAAGATAATTGTCCTTGTTCCTGCCAGAACAGGCAATTCCAATACAGGAATTATTGTAGACAACGTACACAGTGTCATTCAGGCTTTTGAAACTGACATTGACCCGATTGACAATATGATCTCAGAAGAGGCATATGTAAAAGGAGTAATTAAACAAATCTCAGAAGATGGTAAAAGCCAGGAACTGATTATCTGGATCGATCTGGGAAAAATTCTGGATACAATTTTATTTAACAGATCAAGAGACAATTCTGAAGAAAAAAACACAGCATCAACCTGA
- a CDS encoding methyl-accepting chemotaxis protein, whose translation MEIKEIDEIIKAFLSGNQGKRVIAEDLDPPLRELGKTINSLMESHNFLLQAVMKTPVAMVLFDPNLSVVNVNEELMSLSGYSREDLTKMNISEFTKTFDLQRLEGYGAKDALESKKKMKGKFRMTFQNVNKIIEVNSIPILDDQGNVLSINSAFIDITEIEEKKAWYESILDSIPFPVSVTDLDMNWAYLNPATATMAGVDKKEALGTQCSRWSANICQTQNCGVECLRRGQETTYFEQDGGNFMVNTAWVKDVEGNKAGHVEIIQDITATTRVSEYLEQEVAKIGEDLAKIAAGDPNLSLKVGEADKYTKEVREKFVEISDSIASVQNTLHSLFGEIEKLVEAGIEGKLDVHADSKKYNGTFVDLVENLNRLMESVALPINGAMDVSSYYAKGDFTARFPENISVKGDFETFKNALNNIGIAVSENLAITGNTTKNVVINAEEVTKGADEVSKAVEEVANSSQRASELTRELLAAMEDINHQIADLSASNEEIASTSQEVYNAANHVVEIGKEAQGLANDTNHKMGNVERIAKESVTEIKDLTEKIKEVNNVVKLINNITGQINLLALNAAIEAARAGEHGRGFAVVAGEVKNLAGEARAATDSIEKVVSTVQISSEKTASAITAANEEIIEGVGSVNKTLMALNTIITNAGQVTNDVGEITKAIEDQANVANNVVNSTDKGADMTSKVQKETEELAALAEEASASVEEIGSAMHEVNILIKDLEEANSKFRY comes from the coding sequence ATGGAAATCAAAGAGATTGATGAGATAATAAAAGCATTTTTAAGCGGAAATCAGGGAAAAAGGGTAATTGCGGAAGATCTTGATCCGCCCCTCAGGGAACTTGGTAAAACAATAAACAGCCTTATGGAAAGCCATAACTTTTTACTGCAGGCGGTTATGAAAACACCTGTGGCGATGGTGCTGTTCGATCCAAATCTGTCGGTTGTCAACGTCAATGAGGAATTAATGAGCCTTAGCGGATATTCAAGAGAAGATCTGACAAAAATGAATATTTCGGAGTTTACAAAAACATTCGATTTACAGCGTCTCGAAGGCTACGGAGCAAAGGATGCTTTGGAAAGCAAAAAAAAGATGAAAGGCAAATTCCGGATGACATTCCAAAACGTCAACAAAATAATTGAAGTCAATAGCATTCCCATTCTTGACGATCAGGGAAATGTTCTGAGTATCAACAGTGCTTTTATCGATATAACTGAAATCGAAGAGAAAAAAGCATGGTATGAATCTATCCTCGATTCAATCCCTTTCCCGGTCTCGGTAACAGACCTGGACATGAACTGGGCATATTTAAACCCGGCAACCGCAACAATGGCAGGTGTTGATAAAAAGGAGGCCCTTGGAACCCAGTGCAGCAGGTGGTCTGCAAATATCTGCCAGACACAAAACTGCGGTGTCGAATGCCTGAGGAGAGGGCAGGAAACAACCTATTTTGAACAGGACGGCGGAAATTTCATGGTAAATACTGCATGGGTAAAAGATGTTGAAGGAAATAAAGCAGGCCATGTTGAGATCATCCAGGACATCACCGCAACTACAAGGGTTTCTGAATATCTGGAACAGGAGGTTGCAAAGATTGGAGAGGATCTTGCAAAGATTGCCGCAGGTGATCCCAATCTTTCACTCAAAGTAGGAGAGGCGGACAAATATACAAAAGAAGTTAGGGAGAAGTTCGTCGAAATCTCGGATTCAATCGCCTCTGTTCAGAATACTCTCCACTCACTATTCGGGGAGATTGAAAAACTTGTTGAAGCAGGAATTGAGGGAAAACTGGATGTTCATGCGGACAGCAAAAAATATAACGGTACTTTTGTGGATCTTGTTGAAAACCTGAACAGGCTGATGGAATCAGTCGCCCTTCCAATAAACGGTGCCATGGATGTGAGCAGCTATTACGCAAAGGGTGATTTTACTGCAAGATTCCCGGAAAATATTTCTGTCAAAGGAGATTTTGAAACTTTTAAAAACGCTCTGAATAATATAGGAATTGCTGTTTCAGAAAACCTTGCCATTACCGGAAATACAACGAAAAATGTAGTGATTAATGCCGAAGAAGTAACCAAAGGAGCAGACGAGGTTTCAAAAGCGGTTGAAGAGGTTGCAAACAGCAGTCAGAGAGCATCAGAGCTGACAAGGGAACTCCTTGCCGCCATGGAGGATATTAATCATCAGATTGCAGATCTCTCAGCATCAAATGAAGAGATTGCAAGCACATCACAGGAGGTCTACAACGCCGCCAACCACGTCGTTGAAATTGGAAAAGAGGCACAGGGGCTTGCAAACGATACCAACCATAAAATGGGCAATGTGGAAAGGATTGCAAAAGAGAGTGTCACTGAGATAAAAGACCTGACAGAAAAGATCAAAGAGGTCAACAATGTTGTCAAGCTTATCAACAACATCACAGGCCAGATCAATCTGCTTGCACTTAATGCCGCAATCGAAGCTGCAAGAGCCGGCGAACACGGCAGAGGCTTTGCAGTTGTGGCAGGAGAGGTTAAGAATCTTGCAGGCGAGGCAAGAGCAGCAACCGATTCGATTGAAAAGGTCGTCTCAACAGTTCAGATAAGCAGTGAAAAAACCGCATCTGCAATTACCGCAGCAAATGAAGAAATTATCGAGGGTGTCGGGAGTGTGAATAAAACTCTTATGGCGCTAAATACAATTATCACAAATGCAGGTCAGGTCACCAATGATGTCGGTGAGATTACAAAGGCAATTGAGGATCAGGCAAATGTTGCCAACAATGTGGTCAATTCAACTGACAAAGGTGCGGATATGACAAGTAAAGTCCAAAAGGAGACTGAAGAACTTGCCGCACTTGCAGAGGAGGCAAGTGCTTCTGTGGAAGAAATCGGAAGCGCCATGCATGAGGTCAATATTCTGATTAAGGACCTTGAAGAAGCTAATTCAAAATTCAGATACTAA
- a CDS encoding MIP/aquaporin family protein → MASLGKRFSAELLGTMFLVFFGAGAAAITLMLANGGTPPNDFSIGIGFLGGLGDWLAIGLAFGFAIMASIYAFGRISGAHINPAVTIALWVSGKFETKDMVVYVLAQMAGAFIGSVLFAICAGQGAVLTGGLGATAPFPGISIYSALLAEIIGTFILMSVIMAVASDEKVTPGIAGAVIGLTVAGVITTIGNISGSSLNPARSFGPMMADLLLGGPDVLASFWIYVAGPIIGAVLAAFLYLWITAEDTE, encoded by the coding sequence ATGGCTTCTTTGGGAAAACGGTTTTCAGCTGAACTTCTGGGCACGATGTTTCTGGTGTTCTTTGGTGCGGGAGCAGCTGCCATTACACTTATGCTTGCAAACGGAGGGACACCTCCCAATGATTTTTCGATAGGTATAGGTTTTCTGGGAGGTCTTGGTGACTGGCTTGCAATAGGTCTTGCATTCGGATTTGCCATAATGGCGTCAATCTATGCCTTTGGCAGGATTTCAGGTGCCCATATCAACCCTGCGGTTACAATTGCCCTCTGGGTGTCGGGTAAATTTGAAACAAAGGATATGGTTGTATATGTTCTGGCACAGATGGCGGGTGCATTTATTGGAAGTGTCCTTTTTGCTATTTGTGCAGGCCAGGGTGCTGTATTGACCGGGGGACTTGGTGCAACAGCACCTTTTCCCGGAATAAGCATATATTCCGCACTTTTGGCTGAGATCATCGGAACATTCATTTTGATGTCTGTAATCATGGCGGTTGCATCTGACGAAAAGGTAACACCGGGGATTGCAGGGGCAGTAATCGGTCTGACTGTTGCGGGAGTAATCACGACTATTGGAAACATATCCGGTTCTTCGCTTAATCCTGCACGTTCATTTGGTCCGATGATGGCAGATCTTCTCCTTGGAGGACCCGATGTGCTTGCATCCTTCTGGATATATGTTGCAGGCCCAATAATCGGTGCTGTTCTTGCGGCATTTCTGTATCTCTGGATAACAGCGGAAGATACGGAATAA
- a CDS encoding chemotaxis protein CheW, whose amino-acid sequence MPTTDLVQFEISGIHYALDIHIAREIVEMIPITPVPRAPPHIAGIINLRGEITNILNLNYLMGLPVKENVSGQKIIVLVPEAAGGSNVGLIVDDVQSVLQISEEDVDQMDETMSKEAYVKGIIKLGKEKDEKKELVIWIDIAKIISDTLGETEKEAR is encoded by the coding sequence ATGCCAACAACGGATTTGGTTCAGTTTGAGATATCGGGGATCCATTATGCCCTCGATATCCACATTGCAAGAGAGATTGTAGAGATGATCCCAATAACCCCCGTCCCAAGAGCACCGCCCCATATTGCCGGAATTATCAATCTAAGGGGTGAGATTACAAACATTTTAAATCTGAATTACCTTATGGGACTGCCGGTTAAAGAGAATGTTTCAGGCCAGAAAATAATCGTTCTCGTACCGGAGGCAGCAGGAGGATCCAATGTAGGCCTTATTGTCGATGATGTTCAGAGTGTTTTGCAGATCTCAGAAGAGGATGTGGATCAGATGGATGAGACAATGTCTAAAGAGGCCTACGTTAAAGGAATTATCAAACTCGGAAAAGAAAAGGACGAGAAGAAAGAGCTTGTTATCTGGATAGATATTGCAAAGATTATATCTGACACCCTTGGAGAGACAGAAAAGGAAGCCAGATAA
- a CDS encoding metallophosphoesterase, whose protein sequence is MLTEPRMISVSEVYVSGLPGKVVFISDLHVKESNLDFLEEVVLKINEIEPDAVLMGGDFIGSYPESVIYLDFLSKINAPMYAVLGNHDYHSLTGRDEFMREYYNSGMINLDVEGYDVSALCDGSNDYEYASVVSERLKKLGISVLRNEYSYVDLSGGRVLLVGLEDCLAGMTKVPDYPKDAGTYIVMLLHEPECMADWDYDLMLCGHTHGGQVSFPLIGGPGEWLGYYMYSGEIQGEGKKAYISRGVGTNSYNYPLIHGFELRFMRQPEIVVLKGG, encoded by the coding sequence ATGCTCACAGAACCGCGGATGATATCTGTTAGTGAGGTATATGTCTCCGGACTTCCCGGAAAGGTTGTATTTATATCTGATCTGCATGTAAAGGAGAGCAATCTTGATTTTCTTGAAGAAGTTGTTTTAAAAATAAATGAAATTGAACCTGATGCTGTATTAATGGGTGGGGATTTCATCGGAAGTTATCCCGAATCTGTGATATATCTGGATTTTCTCTCAAAAATAAATGCTCCCATGTACGCTGTTTTGGGAAATCACGATTATCATTCTCTAACCGGAAGAGATGAGTTTATGAGAGAATACTATAATTCCGGTATGATAAATCTGGATGTCGAAGGCTATGATGTATCGGCCCTTTGTGACGGTTCAAATGATTATGAATATGCATCTGTGGTTTCAGAACGGCTAAAAAAGCTTGGGATTTCTGTATTGAGAAATGAATACAGTTATGTTGACCTGAGTGGCGGGAGGGTCCTCCTTGTGGGTCTTGAGGATTGTCTTGCCGGTATGACAAAAGTGCCAGACTACCCAAAGGATGCCGGGACATATATTGTGATGCTTCTTCACGAACCGGAATGTATGGCTGACTGGGATTATGATCTTATGTTGTGCGGACATACTCACGGGGGGCAGGTTTCCTTCCCGTTAATCGGCGGTCCCGGAGAATGGCTTGGATATTATATGTATTCTGGGGAAATTCAGGGGGAGGGAAAAAAGGCATATATCAGCAGGGGTGTTGGGACGAATTCTTATAACTACCCTTTAATCCATGGTTTTGAACTGAGATTTATGCGTCAGCCTGAGATTGTGGTTTTAAAGGGCGGGTGA
- a CDS encoding DUF2180 family protein, which produces MKCYVCAQEGYDSEAVAICIVCGMGVCMKHAIREEQEMWEGGYPFPAKKVSKTLPRILCPDCYEAVKRS; this is translated from the coding sequence ATGAAATGTTATGTCTGTGCTCAGGAAGGTTATGATTCAGAAGCGGTTGCAATCTGTATAGTCTGTGGGATGGGTGTCTGTATGAAACATGCCATACGGGAAGAACAGGAGATGTGGGAAGGCGGATATCCTTTTCCTGCAAAGAAAGTGAGTAAAACACTACCCCGCATTCTCTGTCCCGACTGTTATGAGGCTGTAAAGAGGAGCTGA
- a CDS encoding DJ-1/PfpI family protein, which yields MTETKKILIVIAPVNFRDEELFEPLKVFSDNHTPYEIASTKTGEIKGMLSGTANATLTLEEVSHKGCCTAYNSLLIVGGSGSPEYLWNNKGLHMIVRAFIREEKTVAAICLSPVVLAKAGILKDKNATVWPDEKAIHELMAAGAKYSDNPVVKDGLVITADGPKSATEFAKQIIKAIM from the coding sequence ATGACTGAAACAAAAAAAATTCTCATTGTTATAGCACCTGTAAATTTCAGGGATGAGGAGCTTTTTGAGCCATTAAAAGTTTTTTCTGACAATCATACCCCGTATGAAATTGCTTCCACAAAAACCGGAGAAATAAAAGGAATGCTTTCGGGAACAGCCAATGCAACACTTACACTTGAGGAAGTATCCCACAAAGGATGCTGTACGGCCTACAATTCACTGCTGATTGTCGGTGGTTCGGGTTCGCCCGAATATCTCTGGAACAACAAAGGCCTGCATATGATTGTAAGGGCATTCATCAGGGAGGAAAAAACGGTGGCTGCAATATGCCTGTCCCCAGTTGTTCTGGCAAAGGCAGGAATACTAAAGGATAAAAATGCAACTGTCTGGCCCGATGAAAAAGCAATTCATGAATTGATGGCAGCCGGCGCAAAATATTCAGACAACCCGGTTGTAAAAGACGGTCTTGTAATTACGGCAGACGGACCTAAATCAGCCACAGAGTTTGCAAAACAGATAATCAAAGCAATAATGTAA
- a CDS encoding DUF2193 domain-containing protein: MSIYQKMIDEAMGAQRADVSVLKAKRGTDFKVKDGQAYVDAVNKMTAGEGQSKAVIDLHKYSVNAHFDTLTALTNFVKPEDDPYVEHYQTPVVLEILCEEDEGFKKSVDKFIEQIGKSEALIGLESARRYAGFYGPTCVVDFALIPGSTSNVVNQILTKTDIPQDHKKAILAAKSWGMNTSYGVGDVFAHDVEDGKTLSDAVSNEIKELKYIYESPVSAQADLMDSVNMDSFDVRKYMRDYRKEMEPYVKAAIDDGVHYANIVTVPAYCVGDIAHHIAQSTYNMCKDDMVMGIIEAVTDVIENSLRQNVDKFNSVNQVLSLATGSSAAAAEYILELDGFNGPSVVEFLTRRFHNFVQLYPTRGAAAELHNCDFMDMVYRGWNIMDRARKVKNGTSSPMRPNISGLPIDLIPVQTHDVIQNPQRYVYPACAITVRFAAMMSLADYPCLLTSEPVTATLMTNVVALDKNTAAAPVRACKNCASASCVDFRHEYCQYREAV, from the coding sequence ATGTCAATTTACCAGAAAATGATTGATGAAGCAATGGGTGCACAGCGTGCTGATGTTTCCGTTCTAAAAGCCAAAAGAGGTACTGACTTTAAAGTAAAAGACGGGCAGGCTTATGTTGATGCTGTCAATAAAATGACAGCTGGTGAAGGACAGTCAAAGGCGGTAATAGACCTTCATAAGTATTCGGTAAACGCACATTTTGATACACTCACGGCTCTTACAAACTTTGTAAAACCCGAGGATGACCCTTATGTTGAGCATTATCAGACACCGGTAGTACTTGAAATTCTCTGTGAAGAGGATGAAGGGTTCAAAAAAAGTGTTGACAAATTCATCGAACAGATCGGGAAATCTGAGGCACTAATCGGTCTTGAATCGGCAAGAAGGTATGCCGGATTTTATGGTCCCACATGCGTAGTTGATTTTGCACTGATTCCGGGAAGTACAAGCAATGTGGTCAATCAGATACTCACAAAAACTGATATCCCGCAGGATCATAAGAAAGCAATTCTGGCTGCAAAATCCTGGGGTATGAATACTTCTTATGGTGTCGGAGATGTCTTTGCACACGATGTGGAAGACGGAAAAACCCTTTCAGATGCCGTTTCAAACGAAATAAAAGAGCTGAAGTATATCTATGAAAGTCCTGTTTCGGCACAGGCTGATTTAATGGACTCTGTAAACATGGATTCCTTTGATGTCAGGAAATACATGCGGGACTATCGTAAAGAGATGGAGCCGTATGTAAAGGCGGCAATCGATGACGGTGTCCATTACGCAAACATTGTAACTGTTCCTGCATATTGTGTCGGCGACATCGCCCACCACATTGCCCAGTCAACTTACAACATGTGCAAGGATGACATGGTTATGGGAATAATCGAAGCTGTCACTGATGTCATTGAAAACTCGCTCCGGCAGAATGTTGACAAATTCAACAGCGTAAATCAGGTTCTTTCCCTTGCAACCGGTTCGAGTGCTGCAGCGGCTGAGTATATCCTTGAACTTGACGGATTCAACGGACCTTCAGTTGTTGAATTCCTAACCCGCAGATTCCACAATTTTGTCCAGCTCTATCCGACAAGAGGAGCTGCGGCAGAACTTCACAACTGTGACTTCATGGACATGGTGTACCGCGGCTGGAACATAATGGACAGGGCAAGGAAGGTTAAAAACGGAACATCCAGTCCGATGAGGCCGAACATAAGCGGTCTCCCGATTGATTTGATTCCTGTCCAGACACATGATGTTATACAGAATCCGCAGCGTTATGTATATCCTGCATGTGCGATAACGGTCAGATTCGCCGCAATGATGAGTCTCGCTGATTATCCGTGTCTTTTGACATCAGAGCCTGTAACAGCCACACTGATGACAAATGTGGTTGCACTTGACAAGAATACAGCGGCAGCGCCTGTTCGTGCATGCAAGAACTGTGCATCTGCATCATGCGTTGACTTCCGCCATGAATACTGCCAGTACAGAGAGGCAGTCTGA
- a CDS encoding methyl-accepting chemotaxis protein produces MNKSLNIEKLGNVLNGNYTIRFDENTEEEDRILFKTLNTLLDRLEEQERVAKRSQTVISKSPIPMLIFDSNFNVTDANPAFFSQTGYTRDYLIGTNASSFKLTNVEGDSFRQVKETKKTGSARMNFEIPLGVKIYERHLIPYLDEEGKTRGYFGIYFDITEVESQKQKAEKLRLLSNYYENNLNSAITTLNSVSAGEINTQIKKPKADENFPNASEYFTALYAGIENIRRDYEVIPDIADLMARVATNDYTKKLTGNYTGGLKDIADSANMMVDHMVLIQETVEDLAVGDLSKLEIFRKIKKESENDRIVPGFTRLMENLIVIVDEAEYLSNAAKTGNLSAQADMNKFSGEYRRIVESFVELARALLIPLNEARRMADGLSKGDYTTRFNENIHVENDLLDFKNELNAIATEGTEMIKKIKTISTNVNSSSVEVATGAGEISKAVEQVALNSQQGANLTNKLLSEIEGVSRQIADFSAANEEIAGSSQHVLAGALEVVKNGEEAQELGKNTTGSMASVKDITAKSVEEIDELNIQMQEINNIVKLITEITNQINLLALNAAIEAARAGEHGRGFAVVAGEVKNLAVEARSATNHIDEVIERVKLSSQNTAKAISSAHNEVNKSVEDVEKTIDALNRIVEGTNAATEAIGEITKTLEDQANIATNVVQAADAGTELTMQVQSQAEELAALAEEASSSTEEITSAIHEVSMMTKELEDSTNAFKIEG; encoded by the coding sequence ATGAACAAATCATTAAACATCGAAAAACTTGGAAATGTATTAAATGGTAACTACACCATCAGATTCGACGAAAATACCGAAGAGGAAGATCGCATCCTCTTTAAAACACTCAACACATTACTCGACAGACTCGAAGAACAGGAAAGGGTTGCAAAAAGATCACAGACAGTTATCTCAAAAAGCCCAATCCCTATGCTTATTTTTGACAGCAATTTCAATGTCACAGATGCCAATCCCGCATTTTTCAGCCAGACCGGATATACAAGGGATTATCTTATCGGAACAAATGCAAGCAGTTTCAAACTCACAAATGTCGAAGGTGATTCATTCCGTCAGGTAAAAGAGACGAAAAAAACCGGAAGCGCCAGAATGAATTTTGAAATTCCTCTTGGTGTGAAGATATACGAAAGGCATCTTATACCCTACCTTGATGAAGAAGGAAAAACCAGAGGGTATTTCGGAATTTATTTTGACATAACAGAGGTTGAATCACAAAAACAGAAAGCAGAAAAACTCCGGCTTTTATCGAATTATTATGAGAACAACCTAAACTCCGCCATCACCACATTAAACTCAGTATCAGCCGGAGAAATAAATACCCAAATTAAGAAACCAAAAGCAGATGAAAATTTTCCAAATGCATCCGAGTACTTCACTGCCCTTTATGCGGGCATTGAAAATATCCGAAGAGATTATGAAGTAATCCCGGACATTGCTGATCTTATGGCAAGAGTTGCCACCAATGACTACACTAAAAAGCTGACCGGAAACTACACAGGAGGCCTCAAAGATATTGCCGATTCCGCCAATATGATGGTAGATCATATGGTTCTCATCCAGGAGACAGTTGAAGATCTTGCTGTGGGAGATTTAAGCAAACTCGAAATTTTCAGAAAAATAAAGAAGGAATCTGAAAACGACAGAATCGTGCCGGGATTCACAAGACTAATGGAAAACCTGATAGTAATTGTGGATGAAGCAGAATATCTTTCTAACGCAGCCAAAACAGGAAATCTAAGTGCACAAGCAGACATGAACAAATTTAGCGGAGAATACAGGAGAATTGTTGAATCTTTCGTAGAACTGGCAAGAGCCCTCCTGATCCCCCTGAATGAAGCCAGAAGAATGGCTGACGGACTTTCCAAAGGCGATTATACAACAAGGTTTAATGAGAATATTCATGTTGAAAATGACCTGCTGGACTTTAAAAATGAGCTGAATGCTATTGCAACCGAAGGAACGGAGATGATCAAAAAGATAAAAACAATCTCCACAAATGTCAATTCAAGTTCAGTTGAAGTCGCAACAGGCGCCGGAGAGATTTCAAAGGCAGTAGAACAGGTTGCATTAAACAGCCAGCAGGGTGCAAACCTGACAAACAAACTTCTCTCGGAAATAGAAGGAGTATCAAGACAGATTGCAGACTTCTCTGCCGCCAACGAAGAGATTGCAGGCAGTTCACAGCATGTTCTTGCAGGAGCTCTTGAAGTTGTTAAAAACGGTGAAGAGGCCCAGGAGCTTGGAAAGAATACAACCGGCAGTATGGCTTCAGTAAAGGACATTACAGCAAAAAGTGTCGAGGAGATAGACGAACTCAATATTCAGATGCAGGAGATCAACAATATCGTTAAACTCATCACCGAAATTACAAACCAGATTAATCTGCTGGCACTAAACGCTGCAATCGAAGCCGCAAGAGCAGGAGAACACGGAAGAGGATTTGCAGTTGTTGCAGGCGAAGTCAAAAACCTTGCAGTCGAAGCCAGAAGTGCAACAAACCATATAGACGAAGTTATTGAGAGAGTCAAACTAAGCAGTCAGAACACCGCAAAGGCAATCAGCAGTGCACACAACGAGGTGAACAAAAGTGTTGAAGATGTTGAAAAAACAATAGATGCACTAAACAGGATAGTAGAAGGTACAAACGCGGCAACCGAGGCAATCGGCGAAATCACAAAGACTCTTGAAGATCAGGCAAATATTGCAACAAATGTTGTCCAGGCAGCAGATGCCGGAACAGAACTTACCATGCAGGTTCAGTCACAGGCAGAAGAGCTTGCGGCACTGGCAGAAGAGGCCAGTTCATCAACTGAAGAAATTACAAGTGCAATACACGAAGTCAGTATGATGACAAAGGAGCTTGAGGATTCAACCAATGCGTTTAAAATAGAGGGATAA